Proteins from a single region of Scatophagus argus isolate fScaArg1 chromosome 23, fScaArg1.pri, whole genome shotgun sequence:
- the txn gene encoding thioredoxin, whose product MVHQVEDLDEFKKILKESGDKLVVVDFTATWCGPCKQIGPFFEELSRHSENKNVIFLKVDVDEAQDVSEHCKISCMPTFHFYRNGEKVGEFSGANKDTLREKLGALRT is encoded by the exons ATGGTTCACCAAGTGGAAGATCTG GATGAGTTCAAGAAGATCCTGAAGGAATCAGGAGACaagctggtggtggtggacttcaCAGCCACATGGTGTGGCCCCTGCAAACAGATTGGCCCATTTTTTGAG GAGCTGTCACGTCATTCTGAAAACAAGAACGTGATTTTCCTGAAGGTGGACGTGGATGAGGCTCAG GATGTGAGTGAGCACTGCAAGATCAGCTGCATGCCCACATTCCACTTCTACAGGAACGGAGAGAAG gTGGGCGAGTTCTCTGGTGCTAACAAGGACACGCTGAGGGAGAAACTAGGAGCTTTAAGAACATAA